From Agrobacterium vitis:
GAACTGATCGAGGCGCTGTCCCTGAAGAGGGCGGCGGTGATCGATACGCCATCGACAGGTGTTCTGGGTGCGCTGGCAAAGCCGCTGGGCGATTTGCTCAAGGAAGAAGGGCTGGCCGCAGGGTCGGTCATCGGTATCGGTTGGGGGCGTGCCATACGTGAGGTTATTGCCGCAGGTTTGCCGCGTATTCCTGGCATTATCGCCGTTGCGTTGAACGGTGGTCTCCAGCAATCAGCGCCGCATTTCCAGATTAGCGAATTTGTCCGCCAGGCCGCCGATCAACTGGGTGGAAGCGCCCATTTCCTGCACGCGCCTTATCTTTCCTCAGCCGAATTGAAGGATGCCTTTCTTGCCGATGCATTCGTGCAGGAAACGACGAAGCTTTGGGATCGCCTGGATTGCGCGATTGTCGGCATAGGCTTGCCGCACGCTATCAATCCGCCTGAGGCGAGTGCGGCGACAGTGAATGAGCGCGCCATTGGAGGCGCGGTTGGTGACGTCATCAGGCACTATGTCGATATCAACGGCAAGCTTTTGTCCTGGGATGGGGAAGAGCGAATGATTGCGGCATCCAGCCAGCAGCTTTGCAAGGCCAAACTGTCTATCGGCGTGGCCGCGACCGTTGAAAAAGCGGCTGGAATCATCGGCGCCGTCCGTTCCGGAATGATCAATTCCCTGGTCACCGACGCCAATACCTGCATCGCAATTCTCAATCTGCTCCAAC
This genomic window contains:
- a CDS encoding sugar-binding transcriptional regulator → MVAKMHYEAEMPQVEIARKLGISTATVSRLLQRARVLGIVKIEVLDLVSPAGLTQELIEALSLKRAAVIDTPSTGVLGALAKPLGDLLKEEGLAAGSVIGIGWGRAIREVIAAGLPRIPGIIAVALNGGLQQSAPHFQISEFVRQAADQLGGSAHFLHAPYLSSAELKDAFLADAFVQETTKLWDRLDCAIVGIGLPHAINPPEASAATVNERAIGGAVGDVIRHYVDINGKLLSWDGEERMIAASSQQLCKAKLSIGVAATVEKAAGIIGAVRSGMINSLVTDANTCIAILNLLQQNGPSQGEEKQMKAKKK